In a genomic window of Scyliorhinus torazame isolate Kashiwa2021f chromosome 5, sScyTor2.1, whole genome shotgun sequence:
- the LOC140419675 gene encoding uncharacterized protein, with translation MEKPWKCGDCGKGYRFPSELETHRRSHTGERPFTCSQCEKGFTRLSHLQTHQRVHTGERPFTCSQCGKRLIDLSSLQKHQRIHTGERPFTCSHCRQRFRALSNLQRHQRVHTGERPFTCSQCGKGFIDSSTLWKHQRIHTGERPFTCSQCGKRFIDSSTLQRHQRVHTGERLFSCSQCGKGFIDSFTLQRHQEVHTGERPFTCSQCGKGFSDLSTLQTHQRVHTGERPFACSQCGKGFRALPNLRIHQRVHTGERPFTCSQCGKGFTQSSSLRTHQRVHTGEKPFTCSQCGHRFRASSNLRNHQRVHTGEKLFTCFQCGNEFSDLCSLQTHQRIHNGEKPFTCSQCGKGFIDSSILLRHQRVHTGEKPFTCSLCGNGFTQLSSLQTHQRVHTGERPFTCS, from the coding sequence atggagaaaccatggaaatgtggggactgtgggaagggatacagattcccatctgagctggagactcatcgacgcagtcacactggagagaggccgttcacctgctctcagtgtgagaagggattcactcggttatctcacctgcagacacaccagcgagttcacactggggagaggccgttcacctgctctcagtgtgggaagagattgattgatttatccagcctgcagaaacaccagcgaattcacactggcgagaggccattcacctgctctcactgtaggcagagattccgtgctttatccaacctgcagagacatcagcgagttcacactggggagaggccattcacctgctctcagtgtgggaagggatttattgattcatccaccctgtggaaacaccagcgaattcacactggtgagaggccattcacctgctctcagtgtgggaagagattcattgattcatccaccctgcagagacatcagcgagttcacactggggagagactgtttagctgctcacagtgtgggaagggattcattgattcattcaccctgcagagacatcaggaagttcacactggagagaggccattcacctgctctcagtgtgggaagggattcagtgatttatcaactctgcagacacaccagcgggttcacactggggagagaccatttgcctgctctcagtgtgggaagggattccgtgcttTACCCAACCTGCGgatccatcagcgagttcacactggtgagcgcccgttcacctgttctcagtgtgggaagggattcactcagtcatccagtctgcgaacacaccagcgagttcacactggggagaagccattcacctgctctcagtgtgggcacagATTCCGagcttcatccaacctgcggaaccatcagcgagttcacactggagagaagcttttcacctgctttcagtgtgggaacgAATTCAGTGATTTatgcagcctgcagacacaccaacgaattcacaacggggagaagccattcacctgctctcagtgtgggaagggttttattgattcatccatcctgctgagacatcagcgagttcacactggggagaagccattcacctgctccctctgtgggaatggattcacacagttatccagtctgcagacacaccagcgagttcacactggggagaggccattcacctgctcttag